Proteins encoded by one window of Bactrocera oleae isolate idBacOlea1 chromosome 4, idBacOlea1, whole genome shotgun sequence:
- the LOC106617504 gene encoding ribosomal RNA-processing protein 8 has translation MPKFFVPTSWENLAEAMKFRSKVSLGGGSDEVKSSQAILSTRKKKKGKKPKSDKDKAKDLANPKVNKSGLERGKVHKGRIIKKNVDKNPLSQAKIVLTSGYIGPHPGDMLSSTKLNLKENKQRSKCVPIASTSKEAVKLTGSASTSLENHISESEVVRPTSSQDIGLKAFENTLKQQLLGGRFRYINEQLYTMDSTGANEFFKCDVEAFNAYHAGYQQQVEKWPLNPLDRIIKMIKRLPKSLEIVDFGCGEGRLATMLPNKVYSMDLVSTRNHIIACDMAYTPLNDQSVDIAVYCLSLMGTNLKDYLLEANRVLRPNGLVMIAEIQSRFDDLRQFIRGLEACGFELLKKDINERLFYFFQFKKVRNVGKVVLIPPFSLKPCLYRKR, from the exons ATGCCGAAATTTTTTGTACCTACATCATGGGAGAATCTAGCAGAAGCAATGAAGTTCCGTTCAAAAGTATCTTTGGGCGGTGGCAGCGATGAAGTAAAGTCTTCCCAAGCTATATTAAGTACTAGAAAAAAGAAGAAAGGCAAGAAACCCAAATCAGACAAGGATAAAGCAAAAGATTTGGCTAATCCAAAAGTCAATAAAAGTGGATTGGAACGTGGAAAAGTCCACAAGGGtcgaattatcaaaaaaaatgtcGATAAAAATCCACTATCACAGGCTAAGATCGTACTTACGTCCGGATATATTGGTCCTCATCCAGGTGATATGCTATCGTCCACCAAATTAAATCTTAAGGAAAATAAACAACGCAGTAAATGTGTACCAATCGCATCAACTTCTAAGGAAGCTGTAAAATTGACTGGATCGGCTAGTACTTCTTTAGAAAATCATATTTCTGAGAGTGAAGTAGTTAGACCAACCAGTTCCCAGGACATTGGgttaaaagcttttgaaaacACTCTAAAGCAACAACTGTTAGGTGGACGCTTTCGTTACATAAACGAACAGTTATATACCATGGATAGTACAGGCGCGAATGAATTTTTCAAATGTGATGTCGAGGCCTTTAATGCCTATCACGCTGGATATCAGCAGCAGGTGGAAAAATGGCCTTTGAATCCACTTGATcgtataataaaaatgataaagcgGTTACCAAAATCCCTAGAAATTGTAGATTTCGGTTGCGGTGAAGGTCGTTTGGCTACGATGCTGCCTAATAAGGTGTATTCGATGGATTTGGTGAGCACACGAAACCATATAATAGCATGTGACATGGCTTATACGCCACTCAATGACCAGTCGGTAGATATAGCCGTTTATTGTCTGTCATTAATGGGAACGAATCTAAAAGATTATTTGTTGGAGGCGAATCGCGTTTTACGTCCTAATGGTTTGGTAATGATTGCGGAGATCCAATCACGATTCGATGATTTGCGGCAATTTATACGCGGACTAGAAGCTTGTGGATTCGAATTACTTAAGAAAGATATTAATGAGcggttgttttatttttttcagtttaaaaaGGTACGAAACGTTGGAAAAGTAGTGTTAATACCGCCATTTTCTCTGAAGCCGTGTTTATATCGGAAACG GTAA